A genomic window from Rhizobium sp. 007 includes:
- a CDS encoding phosphoenolpyruvate carboxykinase: METFGIHNPAITLATIGLGRAKSVHYNLTAASLYEEAIRRGEAELTAQGALRALTGQHTGRSPRDKFVVRDANTDGEIWWDNNKPMSPEHFDLLHQDMLAHAAGKELFAEDLIGGADKNYSLPTRVVTEFAWHSLFIRNLLIRPELSALASFVPKLTIIDLPSFKADPKRHGCRSETVIACDLTNGLVLIGGTSYAGEMKKSVFTVLNYLLPAKGVMPMHCSANVGPDGDSAVFFGLSGTGKTTLSADPSRTLIGDDEHGWGENGIFNFEGGCYAKTIRLSAEAEPEIYATTQRFGTVLENVVLNELCEPDFDDGSLTENTRCAYPLNFIPNASKTGLAAHPKTIIMLTADAFGVMPPIARLTPDQAMYHFLSGYTAKVAGTEKGVTEPEATFSTCFGAPFMPRHPTEYGNLLKELIHRHGVECWLVNTGWTGGAYGTGKRMPIKATRALLSAALSGELAKADFRIDPNFGFAVPVTVAGVESGILDPRSTWANGAAYDIQAEKLVSMFISNFAKFEAHVDGGVRDAAPGIKAAAE; the protein is encoded by the coding sequence ATGGAGACGTTCGGAATTCACAACCCGGCGATAACGCTGGCGACGATTGGTTTGGGCCGCGCAAAAAGCGTCCACTATAACCTCACCGCCGCCTCCCTTTATGAAGAAGCGATTCGCCGCGGTGAAGCCGAACTGACGGCCCAAGGCGCCCTTCGTGCATTGACGGGACAACATACCGGCCGCTCGCCACGCGACAAATTCGTCGTTCGCGATGCCAATACGGACGGCGAAATCTGGTGGGACAACAACAAGCCGATGTCGCCGGAGCATTTTGACTTGCTGCATCAGGATATGCTGGCGCATGCCGCCGGCAAGGAGCTTTTCGCCGAGGACCTGATCGGCGGCGCCGACAAGAACTACTCGCTGCCGACGCGTGTCGTGACGGAGTTTGCCTGGCACTCGCTTTTCATCCGCAATCTTCTGATCCGTCCGGAGCTTTCTGCCCTTGCATCCTTCGTGCCGAAACTGACGATCATCGATCTGCCGAGCTTCAAGGCCGATCCGAAGCGTCACGGCTGCCGCAGCGAGACGGTAATTGCATGTGACCTCACGAACGGTCTCGTGCTGATCGGCGGCACATCCTATGCTGGAGAGATGAAGAAATCCGTCTTCACCGTACTCAACTACCTGCTGCCGGCAAAGGGCGTCATGCCGATGCATTGCTCGGCGAATGTCGGCCCGGATGGTGATTCTGCGGTTTTCTTCGGCCTCTCCGGCACCGGCAAGACGACGCTGTCGGCTGATCCGTCGCGCACCCTGATCGGAGACGACGAGCATGGCTGGGGCGAAAACGGCATCTTCAACTTCGAAGGCGGCTGCTATGCCAAGACAATCCGTCTTTCGGCGGAGGCCGAGCCGGAAATCTACGCGACAACGCAGCGTTTCGGCACTGTACTGGAAAACGTCGTGCTCAACGAACTGTGCGAGCCCGATTTCGACGATGGCTCGTTGACGGAAAACACGCGCTGCGCCTATCCGCTGAATTTCATTCCCAATGCCTCGAAGACGGGCCTTGCCGCTCATCCGAAGACGATCATCATGCTGACGGCGGATGCTTTCGGCGTCATGCCGCCGATTGCGCGACTGACGCCGGATCAGGCCATGTATCACTTCCTTTCCGGCTACACCGCAAAGGTCGCCGGCACGGAAAAGGGAGTGACGGAACCAGAAGCGACATTCTCGACCTGCTTCGGTGCGCCGTTCATGCCGCGTCATCCAACCGAATATGGCAATCTGCTGAAAGAACTCATCCATCGCCACGGTGTTGAATGCTGGCTTGTCAATACCGGTTGGACGGGTGGTGCTTATGGTACTGGCAAGCGCATGCCGATCAAGGCCACGCGTGCTTTGCTGTCGGCAGCGCTCTCCGGCGAACTGGCCAAGGCAGATTTCCGCATTGATCCGAATTTCGGTTTCGCGGTGCCCGTTACTGTCGCTGGCGTCGAAAGCGGTATTCTCGATCCGCGCTCTACGTGGGCCAACGGTGCAGCCTATGATATTCAGGCAGAGAAGCTCGTCTCCATGTTCATTTCGAACTTCGCGAAGTTTGAGGCACATGTCGACGGCGGCGTGCGCGATGCGGCACCCGGCATCAAGGCTGCGGCCGAATAG
- the arfB gene encoding alternative ribosome rescue aminoacyl-tRNA hydrolase ArfB: MASDALYINDGITIAGWELTEQFVLAGGPGGQNVNKVSTAVQLFFNIPNSPSLPDRVKTNAIKLAGKRMSKEGVLMIEASRFRSQDRNREDARERLKELILEAAKPPPRPRKKTKPTKGSIERRLKEKSGRAEVKKMRSRPGGE, encoded by the coding sequence ATGGCCAGCGACGCGCTCTATATCAACGACGGGATCACCATCGCTGGATGGGAGCTGACGGAACAATTCGTTCTGGCTGGCGGTCCCGGCGGCCAAAATGTCAACAAGGTTTCGACGGCCGTCCAGCTGTTCTTCAATATCCCGAATTCACCTTCGCTTCCCGATCGCGTCAAGACCAATGCCATAAAGCTTGCCGGCAAGCGCATGTCGAAAGAGGGCGTGCTGATGATCGAGGCAAGCCGCTTTCGCAGCCAGGATCGCAATCGCGAGGATGCGCGAGAACGCCTCAAGGAACTGATCCTTGAGGCCGCCAAGCCCCCACCGCGGCCGCGCAAGAAAACGAAACCGACCAAAGGCTCGATCGAACGCCGCCTGAAGGAAAAATCCGGCCGCGCCGAAGTGAAGAAGATGCGCAGCCGTCCCGGTGGAGAATGA
- a CDS encoding alpha-ketoglutarate-dependent dioxygenase AlkB, producing MTELSTGVRHFPEYLDRARQEAFVEMIRGIVAEAPLFVPVMPSTGKPMSVRMSNCGPLGWVTDKERGYRYQSTHPVTGRPWPAMPDVLLDIWNDVSECEKPPQACLINFYSDDARMGLHQDRDEQDLKAPVVSISLGNSCLFRIGGLSRTDRTQSVKLASGDIVVLGGEGRLCFHGVDRIYPTTSTLLKNGGRINLTLRRVDP from the coding sequence ATGACGGAGCTTTCGACCGGCGTCCGTCACTTCCCGGAATATCTGGACCGCGCCCGGCAGGAAGCGTTCGTCGAAATGATCCGCGGCATTGTCGCCGAGGCTCCGCTTTTCGTGCCCGTGATGCCGAGCACGGGCAAACCGATGTCGGTCCGGATGAGCAATTGCGGTCCACTGGGCTGGGTCACCGATAAGGAGCGCGGCTACCGCTATCAATCGACGCATCCTGTCACCGGCAGGCCGTGGCCGGCGATGCCGGACGTCTTGCTCGACATCTGGAACGATGTTTCCGAATGCGAAAAACCGCCGCAGGCTTGCCTGATCAATTTCTATTCAGACGACGCAAGAATGGGTCTGCATCAAGACAGGGACGAGCAGGATTTGAAGGCGCCTGTCGTTTCGATCTCTCTCGGCAACAGTTGTCTTTTCCGCATCGGCGGGCTTTCCCGCACAGACCGCACGCAGTCGGTCAAACTCGCCAGCGGCGATATCGTGGTGCTTGGGGGCGAAGGGCGTCTATGCTTTCACGGCGTCGACCGCATCTATCCGACAACTTCGACGCTGCTCAAGAATGGCGGGCGGATCAATCTGACGTTAAGGCGTGTGGATCCGTGA
- the coaA gene encoding type I pantothenate kinase has translation MSIATQILGAPETLDHFQANSYSPYNFFSSEEWAKFRADTPLTLTAEEVARLRSMGDPVDLDEVRRIYLSLSRLLSSHVESSQLLFEQRNRFLSLSDVTKTPFVIGIAGSVAVGKSTTARILKELLRRWPSSPKVDLITTDGFLHQNAVLERENLMQRKGFPESYDTGAILKFLSAIKAGQPNVKAPVYSHLVYDVVPNEYTIIDRPDILVFEGINVLQSRDLPADGKIVPMVSDFFDFSIYIDAEEELIHNWYVTRFMRLRETAFRDPNSYFHRYASISEKEALSIAEGLWANINLKNLRQNILPTRPRADLILRKGENHLIEQVALRKL, from the coding sequence ATGAGTATCGCGACGCAAATTCTTGGGGCGCCAGAAACGCTCGATCACTTCCAGGCGAATTCCTATTCGCCGTATAATTTCTTTTCTTCCGAGGAATGGGCAAAGTTCCGCGCCGATACGCCGCTCACGCTAACGGCCGAGGAGGTCGCGAGACTGCGCTCGATGGGCGATCCGGTCGATCTCGACGAAGTCCGGCGCATCTACCTCTCGCTGTCGCGTCTGCTCTCCTCACATGTCGAATCATCGCAATTGCTCTTTGAACAGCGCAACCGGTTCCTGAGCTTGTCCGACGTGACGAAAACGCCATTCGTCATCGGCATCGCCGGCTCCGTCGCCGTCGGGAAATCAACGACCGCGCGTATCTTGAAGGAACTCCTGCGGCGCTGGCCATCGAGTCCAAAGGTCGACCTGATCACGACCGACGGCTTTCTGCATCAAAACGCAGTGCTCGAGCGGGAAAACCTGATGCAGCGCAAGGGCTTTCCCGAAAGCTACGACACAGGCGCCATCCTGAAATTTCTCTCCGCGATCAAGGCCGGACAGCCGAATGTCAAGGCGCCCGTCTATTCTCATCTGGTCTATGACGTCGTTCCGAACGAATACACGATCATCGACCGGCCCGACATCCTGGTTTTCGAAGGCATCAACGTTCTGCAGTCGCGCGACCTTCCGGCCGACGGCAAGATCGTGCCGATGGTTTCCGACTTCTTCGATTTCTCGATCTACATCGATGCCGAAGAAGAACTGATCCACAACTGGTATGTCACACGCTTCATGCGTCTGCGCGAAACCGCCTTCCGCGATCCGAATTCCTATTTCCATCGCTATGCCTCGATCAGCGAAAAAGAAGCGCTTTCGATCGCCGAAGGGCTTTGGGCCAACATCAACCTGAAGAATCTCCGGCAGAACATCCTGCCGACCCGCCCACGGGCTGATCTGATCCTGCGCAAGGGCGAAAACCACCTCATCGAGCAGGTCGCCCTAAGGAAGCTTTAG
- a CDS encoding phosphoribosyl-ATP diphosphatase — MTGFSLSDLEKIVDERSKASPDESWTAKLVAAGQQKAAKKLGEEAIETVMAAVAADRANLTYEAADLLYHLLVVLKIAGIPLQDVMAELERRTAQSGVKEKASRQSS, encoded by the coding sequence ATGACCGGATTTTCCCTTTCCGATCTGGAAAAGATCGTCGACGAGCGGTCGAAGGCCTCACCGGATGAATCCTGGACGGCGAAGCTCGTTGCCGCCGGACAGCAGAAGGCAGCAAAGAAACTCGGCGAAGAAGCCATTGAAACCGTCATGGCTGCTGTGGCGGCGGATCGCGCCAATCTTACCTACGAGGCGGCCGACCTCCTCTATCACCTTTTGGTCGTATTGAAGATAGCAGGCATTCCGTTGCAGGATGTGATGGCGGAGCTTGAGCGGCGTACGGCTCAATCCGGCGTCAAGGAAAAGGCCAGCCGGCAGAGTTCATGA
- the hisF gene encoding imidazole glycerol phosphate synthase subunit HisF yields the protein MTLKARVIPCLDVKDGRVVKGVNFVNLIDAGDPVEAAKAYDAAGADELCFLDITASSDNRETIFDVVSRTAEQCFMPLTVGGGVRSIGDIRKLLLCGADKVSINSAAVNNPDFVAEAADKFGDQCIVVSIDAKRRRTQAVGQDNLSAWEIYTHGGRNATGIDAVEFAQKMVARGAGELLVTSMDRDGTKVGYDLELTRAIADCVRVPVIASGGVGDLDDLVAGVKDGHANAVLAASIFHFGTYSVGEAKHYMSSHGIAMRLD from the coding sequence ATGACCCTGAAAGCCCGCGTCATCCCTTGCCTCGACGTCAAAGACGGCCGTGTCGTCAAGGGCGTCAACTTCGTCAACCTGATCGATGCCGGTGATCCGGTCGAGGCTGCGAAAGCCTATGATGCTGCAGGCGCAGACGAGCTCTGCTTCCTCGACATCACGGCCTCATCGGACAATCGCGAAACGATCTTCGATGTCGTTTCCCGCACCGCCGAACAGTGCTTCATGCCGCTGACTGTCGGCGGCGGCGTGCGCAGCATCGGCGATATCCGCAAGCTGCTGCTCTGCGGTGCCGACAAGGTCTCGATCAATTCGGCGGCCGTGAACAATCCGGACTTCGTCGCTGAAGCTGCCGACAAGTTCGGCGACCAATGCATCGTCGTTTCGATCGACGCCAAGCGGCGGCGCACGCAGGCTGTTGGCCAGGACAACTTGAGCGCCTGGGAAATCTATACCCACGGCGGCCGCAACGCGACCGGCATCGATGCCGTGGAATTTGCACAGAAGATGGTTGCCCGCGGCGCCGGCGAGCTGCTTGTCACCTCGATGGATCGCGACGGCACGAAAGTCGGCTACGATCTTGAGCTCACCCGGGCGATCGCCGATTGCGTTCGCGTGCCCGTCATTGCATCGGGCGGCGTCGGCGATCTCGACGATCTGGTCGCAGGCGTGAAGGATGGGCATGCCAATGCCGTGCTCGCTGCCTCCATCTTCCATTTCGGCACCTATTCCGTCGGCGAAGCGAAGCACTATATGTCTTCGCATGGCATTGCGATGCGCCTCGACTGA
- the hisA gene encoding 1-(5-phosphoribosyl)-5-[(5-phosphoribosylamino)methylideneamino]imidazole-4-carboxamide isomerase has translation MILFPAIDLKDGQCVRLKLGDMEQATVYNPDPAAQAKTFEDQGFEWLHVVDLNGAFAGESVNGAAVDTILKATKNPVQLGGGIRTLAHIENWLSRGLTRVILGTVAVRDPALVIEACKQFPGSVAVGIDAKGGKVAVEGWAEASELGVVELARKFEGAGVAAIIYTDIDRDGILTGINWTSTLELADAVSIPVIASGGLASIEDVKRMLQPDARKLEGAISGRALYDGRIDPREALALIKAAREKEDTQ, from the coding sequence ATGATCCTATTTCCCGCCATCGACCTCAAGGACGGCCAATGCGTTCGCCTGAAGCTCGGCGATATGGAGCAGGCAACGGTCTACAACCCCGACCCTGCCGCACAGGCGAAAACTTTCGAAGACCAGGGCTTCGAATGGCTGCACGTTGTTGACCTCAACGGCGCCTTTGCCGGCGAAAGCGTCAATGGCGCGGCCGTCGACACGATCCTCAAGGCAACGAAGAATCCGGTGCAGCTCGGCGGTGGCATCCGAACGCTGGCGCATATCGAAAACTGGCTCTCCCGCGGCCTGACACGTGTGATCCTCGGTACGGTTGCCGTTCGCGATCCGGCGCTGGTCATCGAGGCCTGCAAGCAGTTTCCGGGCAGCGTCGCCGTCGGCATCGATGCGAAGGGCGGCAAGGTGGCCGTGGAGGGCTGGGCGGAAGCCTCCGAGCTTGGCGTCGTCGAACTTGCCAGGAAATTCGAAGGTGCCGGCGTCGCGGCAATCATCTACACCGACATCGATCGCGATGGGATCCTGACCGGCATCAACTGGACCTCGACACTGGAGCTTGCCGATGCCGTTTCGATCCCGGTGATTGCCTCGGGCGGGCTCGCTTCGATCGAGGATGTGAAGCGCATGTTGCAGCCCGACGCCCGCAAGCTGGAAGGTGCCATCTCAGGCCGTGCGCTGTATGATGGACGTATTGATCCTCGGGAAGCCTTGGCACTGATCAAGGCGGCGCGGGAGAAGGAAGACACACAATGA
- the hisH gene encoding imidazole glycerol phosphate synthase subunit HisH produces the protein MRVAIIDYGSGNLRSATKAFERAAREAGIDAHIDLTDRAENVASADRVVLPGVGAYADCRHGLDAVPGMTEALIEAVERKARPFLGICVGMQLMSSRGLEKTVTEGFGWIPGDVVEMTPDDPDLKIPQIGWNTLDLRHPHPLFEGIPTGPDGLHAYFVHSYYLAAENAGDVIATTEYGGAMTAFVGRDNMAGSQFHPEKSQKLGLALITNFLRWKP, from the coding sequence ATGCGCGTCGCAATTATCGACTACGGCTCGGGCAATCTGCGCTCGGCAACGAAGGCCTTCGAACGCGCCGCACGCGAGGCAGGCATCGACGCGCATATCGACCTGACGGACAGGGCCGAGAATGTCGCGTCTGCCGACCGCGTCGTTCTGCCGGGTGTCGGTGCCTATGCCGATTGCCGCCACGGGCTCGATGCCGTTCCCGGCATGACCGAAGCGCTGATCGAAGCGGTTGAGAGGAAGGCAAGGCCGTTCCTCGGTATCTGCGTCGGTATGCAGCTGATGTCGTCGCGCGGCCTTGAAAAAACGGTGACGGAAGGTTTCGGCTGGATTCCTGGCGACGTCGTTGAAATGACACCGGACGATCCCGACCTCAAGATTCCGCAGATCGGCTGGAACACGCTCGACCTTCGGCATCCGCATCCACTCTTCGAAGGCATTCCGACAGGGCCTGATGGCCTGCATGCCTATTTCGTGCATTCCTACTATCTGGCCGCCGAAAACGCCGGCGATGTCATCGCCACGACGGAGTACGGCGGAGCGATGACGGCCTTCGTCGGACGCGACAACATGGCAGGTTCGCAATTCCATCCGGAGAAGAGCCAGAAGCTCGGTCTCGCCCTGATCACCAATTTCCTGCGCTGGAAGCCTTAG
- a CDS encoding DUF2628 domain-containing protein, translated as MTSSYLVLTAPGGTDVTHEKTRVIRDGFTLLGFLFPWLWLLAHRLWLYALAAFLLQGLGGVLMDRPGLWPAGFAITLGTCILAGFEGQNLRIRNLASKGWNEEAVITADSLATAEEIFFSNIETNADGDRMPAPEWGRHPHSPGRHGNTTSLGLFGFNGGR; from the coding sequence ATGACTTCCAGCTATCTGGTTTTGACGGCTCCGGGCGGAACGGATGTCACCCATGAGAAGACGCGCGTCATCCGCGACGGCTTCACGCTGCTCGGCTTTCTCTTTCCCTGGCTATGGCTTCTTGCACACCGGCTTTGGCTCTATGCGCTTGCAGCATTCCTGCTTCAGGGGCTCGGCGGCGTTTTAATGGATCGGCCCGGACTCTGGCCGGCAGGCTTTGCGATCACGCTCGGCACTTGCATCCTGGCCGGCTTCGAGGGCCAAAACCTGCGAATCCGAAATCTCGCTTCCAAAGGCTGGAACGAGGAAGCCGTGATTACGGCAGATTCGCTTGCGACAGCGGAAGAGATCTTTTTTTCGAATATCGAGACCAATGCCGATGGCGACCGCATGCCGGCGCCGGAATGGGGGCGACATCCGCATTCCCCCGGGCGCCATGGCAATACGACTTCGCTTGGTCTCTTTGGCTTTAACGGAGGACGCTGA
- the hisB gene encoding imidazoleglycerol-phosphate dehydratase HisB, which yields MAETAASRMGNVSRKTNETSVSVSVNLDGSGKAKISTGIGFFDHMLDQLSRHSLIDMEIETKGDLHVDDHHTVEDTGIAIGQAIAKALSDRRGITRYASIDLAMDETMTKAAVDLSGRPFLVWNVAFNAPKIGTFDTELVREFFQALAQNAGITLHILNHYGANNHHIAETCFKAVARALRMATEIDPRQAGRVPSTKGTLV from the coding sequence ATGGCCGAGACTGCAGCAAGCCGCATGGGCAATGTTTCCCGCAAGACGAACGAGACTTCGGTTTCCGTTTCCGTCAATCTTGATGGTAGCGGCAAAGCCAAGATCTCGACGGGCATCGGCTTCTTCGACCACATGCTCGATCAGCTTTCGCGACATTCCCTGATCGATATGGAGATCGAGACGAAGGGCGACCTGCATGTCGACGATCACCACACGGTCGAAGATACCGGGATTGCGATAGGCCAGGCGATTGCAAAAGCGCTCAGCGACCGGCGTGGCATCACCCGCTATGCTTCGATCGACCTTGCCATGGACGAGACGATGACGAAAGCCGCCGTCGATCTTTCCGGCCGGCCGTTCCTTGTCTGGAACGTCGCCTTCAACGCGCCGAAGATCGGCACCTTCGACACGGAACTTGTCCGCGAATTCTTCCAGGCACTTGCGCAGAACGCCGGCATCACCTTGCACATCTTGAACCATTATGGTGCCAACAACCACCATATTGCAGAGACCTGCTTTAAGGCCGTTGCCCGCGCGTTGCGCATGGCGACAGAGATCGATCCAAGACAGGCGGGCCGTGTTCCCTCGACGAAGGGCACGCTCGTCTGA
- the hslV gene encoding ATP-dependent protease subunit HslV encodes MTTIITIRKGGKVVIAGDGQVSLGQTVMKGNARKVRRIGKGEVIAGFAGATADAFTLLERLEKKLEQYPGQLMRAAVELAKDWRTDKYLRNLEAMMLVADKSITLAVTGNGDVLEPEHGVTAIGSGGNYALAAARALMDTDKSAEEVARRALDIAADICVYTNHNMVVETLDAEN; translated from the coding sequence ATGACAACGATTATTACAATTCGAAAGGGCGGCAAGGTGGTGATTGCCGGTGACGGCCAGGTCAGCCTCGGTCAGACCGTCATGAAGGGCAATGCGCGCAAGGTGCGCCGCATTGGTAAGGGCGAGGTCATTGCCGGCTTTGCTGGTGCGACCGCGGACGCATTTACGCTGCTCGAGCGTCTTGAAAAGAAGCTCGAGCAGTATCCGGGCCAGTTAATGCGCGCAGCCGTTGAGCTCGCCAAGGACTGGCGCACGGACAAATATCTTCGCAATCTAGAGGCCATGATGCTGGTCGCCGACAAATCGATAACACTGGCAGTCACCGGCAACGGCGATGTTCTGGAGCCCGAGCATGGCGTCACGGCGATCGGATCTGGCGGCAACTACGCATTGGCGGCGGCGCGTGCCCTGATGGATACGGACAAGTCTGCCGAGGAGGTCGCCCGCCGCGCGCTGGATATCGCAGCCGATATCTGCGTCTATACGAACCACAACATGGTGGTGGAAACACTGGATGCTGAAAACTAA
- a CDS encoding GNAT family N-acetyltransferase: MLKTKPASRYRFRDVCREDFPLLAQWLAEPHVARWWGEPSTELGSIEEAMTSEETRPMIVELDGKPIGYLQSYDPHLEEGHPYQDQPKGTLGIDISIGIPELTDKGHGAAIIRQFTSALFADGAKRIVIDPDPENLRAIRAYEKAGFRYVDTRTSIYGPAHFMALDAPGETDLP, from the coding sequence ATGCTGAAAACTAAGCCTGCCTCCCGATACCGTTTCCGCGACGTCTGCCGTGAGGATTTCCCTCTTCTGGCGCAATGGCTTGCGGAGCCGCATGTCGCGAGATGGTGGGGCGAACCTTCAACGGAGCTTGGTTCGATCGAAGAGGCAATGACGAGCGAAGAAACCCGGCCAATGATCGTGGAACTGGACGGAAAGCCTATAGGTTATCTGCAAAGTTACGATCCTCATCTTGAGGAGGGCCATCCTTATCAGGATCAGCCGAAGGGTACGCTCGGCATCGACATCTCGATCGGTATCCCGGAACTGACGGACAAGGGCCACGGTGCTGCGATCATCCGCCAGTTTACGTCCGCGCTTTTTGCAGACGGCGCCAAGCGCATCGTGATCGATCCGGATCCTGAAAACCTTCGGGCGATCAGGGCTTACGAGAAGGCGGGCTTTCGCTACGTCGATACAAGAACTTCCATTTACGGTCCGGCCCATTTCATGGCGCTGGACGCACCCGGAGAAACGGATTTACCATGA
- the hslU gene encoding ATP-dependent protease ATPase subunit HslU: protein MTTFSPREIVSELDRYIIGQHEAKRAVAIALRNRWRRQQLDPSLRDEVMPKNILMIGPTGVGKTEISRRLAKLAGAPFIKVEATKFTEVGYVGRDVEQIIRDLVEIGIGLARDKKRAEVESKAHMSAEERVLDALVGATASPATRDSFRKKLRNGELDDKEIDIEVADTGAGMGGFEIPGMPGANIGVLNISEMFGKALGGRTKKVRTTVKASYTDLIRDESDKLIDNDIIQREAVRAVENDGIVFLDEIDKIAARDGGMGAGVSREGVQRDLLPLVEGTTVSTKYGPVKTDHVLFIASGAFHVSKPSDLLPELQGRLPIRVELRPLTKEDFRRILTETEASLIRQYRALMETENLNLEFTDDAIDALADVAVHLNSSVENIGARRLQTVMERVLDDISFNAPDRGGSAIKIDSAYVREHVGDLAQNTDLSRFIL, encoded by the coding sequence ATGACCACCTTTTCCCCCCGCGAGATCGTTTCCGAACTCGACCGCTACATTATCGGTCAGCATGAGGCCAAGCGCGCCGTGGCGATTGCGCTCCGCAACCGCTGGCGCCGTCAGCAGCTCGATCCGAGCCTGCGTGACGAAGTGATGCCCAAGAATATCCTGATGATCGGCCCGACCGGCGTCGGCAAAACGGAGATTTCCCGCCGTCTTGCCAAGCTTGCCGGTGCGCCTTTCATCAAGGTCGAGGCAACCAAGTTCACTGAGGTCGGTTATGTCGGCCGCGATGTCGAACAAATCATCCGCGACCTCGTCGAAATCGGCATCGGGCTCGCGCGCGACAAGAAGCGCGCCGAGGTCGAATCTAAGGCTCATATGAGCGCCGAGGAACGCGTCCTTGATGCCCTTGTCGGTGCGACCGCCTCTCCTGCCACCCGTGACAGCTTCCGCAAGAAGCTGCGCAACGGTGAACTCGACGACAAGGAAATCGATATCGAGGTTGCCGACACCGGCGCGGGCATGGGCGGCTTTGAAATCCCCGGCATGCCCGGTGCCAATATCGGTGTTCTCAACATCTCGGAAATGTTCGGCAAGGCGCTCGGCGGACGCACCAAGAAGGTCCGCACGACGGTGAAAGCCTCCTATACCGATCTCATCCGGGACGAGTCCGACAAGCTGATCGACAATGATATCATCCAGCGCGAAGCCGTGCGCGCGGTCGAAAATGATGGCATCGTCTTCCTCGACGAGATCGACAAGATTGCGGCGCGTGACGGCGGCATGGGGGCCGGCGTGTCGCGCGAAGGCGTGCAGCGCGATCTTCTGCCACTCGTCGAGGGAACGACCGTCTCCACGAAGTATGGACCGGTGAAGACGGACCATGTTCTCTTCATCGCCTCGGGCGCCTTCCATGTGTCGAAGCCTTCCGATCTCCTGCCGGAATTGCAGGGCCGCCTGCCGATCCGTGTCGAACTTCGGCCGCTGACCAAGGAAGACTTCCGCCGCATCCTGACCGAAACCGAAGCGAGCCTGATCCGGCAGTATCGCGCTCTCATGGAAACGGAGAATCTGAATCTAGAATTCACCGACGATGCGATCGATGCCCTAGCTGATGTCGCAGTCCATCTGAACTCTTCGGTCGAAAACATCGGCGCTCGCCGGCTGCAGACGGTGATGGAACGTGTCCTGGACGATATTTCCTTCAACGCGCCGGATCGCGGTGGTTCGGCGATAAAGATTGACTCGGCCTATGTGCGTGAACACGTCGGCGATCTGGCGCAAAACACGGATCTCTCGCGCTTCATCCTGTGA